In Astatotilapia calliptera chromosome 20, fAstCal1.2, whole genome shotgun sequence, one genomic interval encodes:
- the LOC113013783 gene encoding synaptophysin-like isoform X1, protein MVAPKTNTQGVAPKPNQWKTPLPDTRDLEKAVNTLVTRGRFGVLKVPLGFVKVLQWFFAIFAFSTCGSYSGMFKIAVECKSWVQSDLSIEVEFEYPFRLHQEYFDAPTCKSEYKERVFLTGDYSSSAEFFVTIGVFAFLYSTAALSIYVFFFEKYKENNKGPLIDLGVTGVFTFMWLVSSAAWAKGLSNVKTATNPDEVITMINACEEDENRCREVHDPVMSGLNTSVAFGFINLVLWAGNLWFIYRETGIITDSVLAPPPQEKPAAPDAHVKQGANEQETYTNKQAGHSPDCSQEGYPQVRRQCSGNKMLQQDVQYSQGSNQQGAPTSFSNHM, encoded by the exons ctggTGACCCGAGGTCGGTTTGGGGTGCTGAAGGTTCCTCTGGGCTTCGTTAAGGTCCTACAATGG TTCTTCGCCATCTTCgccttctccacctgtggcagTTATTCCGGGATGTTCAAGATTGCGGTGGAGTGCAAGAGCTGGGTGCAGAGCGACCTGAGTATAGAGGTGGAGTTTGAGTATCCCTTCAG ACTCCACCAGGAGTATTTTGATGCCCCCACCTGTAAGTCTGAGTATAAAGAACGGGTTTTCCTGACTGGCGACTACTCCTCCTCGGCCGAATTCTTTGTCACCATCGGCGTCTTCGCCTTCCTGTACTCTACGGCGGCTCTCAGCATTTACGTCTTCTTCTTTGAAAAGTACAAGGAGAACAACAAGGGCCCACTGATC GACCTGGGAGTCACCGGAGTGTTTACCTTCATGTGGCTGGTGAGTTCGGCAGCCTGGGCCAAAGGTCTGTCCAACGTGAAGACTGCGACCAACCCGGATGAAGTCATCACTATGATCAACGCCTGTGAAGAGGATGAGAACAGATGCCGTGAAGTCCACGACCCGGTTATGTCAGGATTGAACACCTCTGTG GCATTTGGTTTCATTAACCTGGTCCTGTGGGCGGGAAACCTCTGGTTCATCTATAGGGAGACGGGCATCATCACTGACTCCGTGTTGGCTCCGCCTCCTCAGGAGAAACCTGCTGCACCTGATGCCCACGTCAAGCAGGGGGCCAACGAACAAGAAACATACACCAACAAACAGGCAGGCCACTCACCTGACTGCAGCCAGGAGGGATATCCCCAGGTGAGAAGACAATGCTCAGGaaacaaaatgctgcagcag GACGTGCAGTACAGTCAGGGCTCcaaccagcagggggcgccgACTTCCTTCTCCAATCACATGTGA